The DNA sequence CGACACCCTCCTCCCAGAACCCCTCGACGAAAGCCTCCGCTACGTCTGACTTGACGTCCTTGTCACAGACCCCGAGAAGAGACGGTCCTGCCCCGCTTATGGTCACCGCCTCCGCGCCCGCCTTCATCGCCTTCTGGCTCGCGGCGTCGTATCCGTCTATCAGAGGCGACCTCGCGTCTTCGACCACGGGGTCACACATCCCGCTCGCTATAAGCCGTATGTCGTCCTCTAAGACGCCTGCGACTACCTTCGACGCGTTCGCTACAGTCTTGGATCTCTCTCTGAGAGACACAGAAGACGGAAGCGCGTCGCGCGCGTCCCTCGTACTCACGACGACCTCGGGGACTGCTACGACACAGTGGAAATCCGTCTCGAACGACTGAGTTCCGTTGTCGGGGTCTGAGACCGAGAAGCCGCCCTTTATACACGGAGCGACGTTGTCCTTATGCGCCTCGCCGCTCACGACCTTCTCGCCCTGTGCCGCCGCCTCGATAAGCTCGTCGTCGGAGAGGTCGAGACCGTAGAGGTCGTCGAGTGCGACAGCGACCCCCGCCGCCGACGCCGCGCTCGACCCGAGACCGCTGCTCGGACGTACACCCTTGTCGATCTCTATACGTGCCGAGACCCCAAGCTGTCTTGCGACCTCACCTGCTGTGTTCTTCTTGGGGTCCTCGGGTATGAAGCTCGATCCCGCGCCTCTGACCTCTATGCTCGTCTCGTCCGCCTTCTCGACCCGGAGTATGTCGGCGGGCTTGTCGAGTGCGATACCGAAGACATCGAAGCC is a window from the Candidatus Afararchaeum irisae genome containing:
- a CDS encoding homoserine kinase, producing MVEVRAPATSANLGSGFDVFGIALDKPADILRVEKADETSIEVRGAGSSFIPEDPKKNTAGEVARQLGVSARIEIDKGVRPSSGLGSSAASAAGVAVALDDLYGLDLSDDELIEAAAQGEKVVSGEAHKDNVAPCIKGGFSVSDPDNGTQSFETDFHCVVAVPEVVVSTRDARDALPSSVSLRERSKTVANASKVVAGVLEDDIRLIASGMCDPVVEDARSPLIDGYDAASQKAMKAGAEAVTISGAGPSLLGVCDKDVKSDVAEAFVEGFWEEGVESRAYQARVGEGVQVLKRS